Below is a genomic region from Flavobacterium ginsengisoli.
TAGAATTTTTCCACTGGAAAATCTTTAGTGTAACCATAACCTCCATGAATCTGAACAGCATCATTTGCAATTTTGACACATGCTTCTGAAGCATACATTTTTGCCATAGCACCAGATGTGGTTACTGGTTTATGCTTTTGCTTTAAAAAAGTCGCTTTATGAAGCAATAATTCCGAAGCCTCAATTTCTGTTGCCATGTCTGCCAATTTAAAAGAGATTCCTTGAAAATTACTAATTGGCTGTCCAAATTGATGTCTTTCTTTTGAATATTTTAATGCGAGCTTCATACGCTCCTTTTGAAATTCCTAAAGATAGAGCCCCTATCGAGATTCTCCCGCCATCAAGAATTTTCATTGCCTGAACAAAACCTTCTCCAACTTCTCCTAATCTATTTTCATCGGGAACTCGACAATTATCAAAAACCAATTCGGCAGTTTCGCTTGCTCTCATTCCTAATTTATTCTCTTTTTTGCCTGATGAAAAGCCTTTCATTCCCTTTTCAAAAACAAAAGCAGTCATTCCTTTAGAATCTCCTTTTTCTCCAGTTCGCACTACTACAACTGCAACATCTCCAGAAATACCATGCGTAATAAAGTTTTTAGCACCGTTTACAATCCAATGGTCTCCGTCTTTAACTGCAGTAGTATTCATACCGCCAGCATCTGAACCTGTATTGTGTTCTGTTAATCCCCACGCACCTATGAATTCAGCGGTAGCAAGTTTAGGAAGCCATTTTTTCTTTTGCTCTTCGTTTCCGAACGTTAAGATATGATTGGTGCATAAAGAATTGTGCGCAAGCAACAGACAACCCGATTGATGGATCTACTTTTGAAATTTCTTCTACAACTGTAATATATTCGTGATACCCCAAACCTGAACCTCCATACTCTTCTGGAACTAAAACTCCCATGAAGCCCATCTCGCCAAGTTGCTTAAACAATTGGATTGGGAAAATTTGCGCTTCGTCCCATTCCATTATATAAGGTCTAATATTTTTTTCTGCAAAGTCTTTTATAGACTGTGCAATCATTAGTTGTGTTTCGTTGTAATCAAAGTTCATGAGTTAGTTTCTTTTTAGAACTCCAAATATAAACTAATTATTTTTGCTTTTTCAACAGGAAAATCTTTAATTTTTGCTAAATCCTCAATATTATTAAAATTTCCGTTCATACTTCTATAAGTGACTATTTGTTTTGCGAGTGTGTATTTGAAGTATGAAAATTGAGCCAATTCTTTTAATGAAGCCTCATTTACATTTATTTTCTTCAAGTTTGAAGGAATTACAACTTTAAAATGAGCATTTAATTCATTGACAACTTCTGGAGAAAGCCCCCAAATATCTTTCATTTGCTCCATTGAAACGAATGAACCCAAAATTTCTTTTTGTTTTAAGATTCTAGAAGACAGCCCTTCTCCTATTCCGTAGATTTTAATCAGATCTTCTTGAGTTGCTTCATTAATATCTAATATTGGAAGCTTTTCTTTTTTTGGAAAACTATTTATACTAAAATCTTTTTTCTCAGTACTATAATTATTTTTATTCTGTTTCCAATCTGGAAATTTAAACAAAGGAGAAATTTTATCTAATAGTGAATCTGAAACTCCTGTGACTTTCTGAAATTCTTCTGCTGAGTTTACATACTTATTCTCTTTCCGAAATGCCATTAGTCGATCAATTTCCTCTACCGACATTCCGAGTTTGTATCCTTTATAATCAGAAATAAAATTAGGGTTGAAAAGATAATTAATTGGGCTTACCTTTTTATCGTCTAACTTTTCCTTATCGATTTCTGACTGTAGAGCAAGCCATTGCTCTTTTTCAGAACTTTTACTTTCTGAAATATTAAAATCGGATAAATAATAAAACAGTTGCAACCCTATCATAATAATGAAGAGCATAAAAAGGCCTATTCGCCGCTGTTTTGTAAAATGAAAATACTTGTTGAAAAACTTAAAATTCATAACTAAAATATTTTTGTCTGAACAAGAAAGAAAAATCCTTCAAATTTATAATAGAAATTAGTAAGAAAAGTAGTTTTTAAAAAATTATCGAATCTTTTATAAAAGTCCAATTAGCTTAATGAATGTCAATACTTAGAGAAAGTTTCTTACGAGTACTGTAAAAAAAACAAAGATTTTATAACTTAAAACATGATAATTGTTTTTATTTTTTACAAAAAACAATACATTTGGCACTTAATAACAAATAAACCAATAAAATAATATGTCAATTTGGAGAGTTAAACCTATATCAGCCTTTGAGGCCGATATGAAAAAAAGTGATTTAAAGAGAGTCCTAGGAAAATGGAGTCTTACTGCCATTGGTGTTGGTGCCATTATCGGTGGGGGAATTTTTGTACTTACAGGTACTGGGGCTTATTATCATGCAGGTCCAGCATTAGCAATTTCGTTTATCATCGCAGGTATTGCGTGTGTTTTTGCGGCTCTTTGCTATTCTGAATTTGCTTCTATTTTACCTGTTGAGGGATCTGCTTACGCATATGCTTACGGTACAATTGGAGAAGTTTTTGCTTGGATTATTGGATGGGGTCTAATTCTCGAGTATGCAATGGGGTCTATGACTGTAGCGGTTTCCTGGTCCGGATACTTTAACAAATTGCTAAAAATATTTCACATTCACCTTCCTGATTGGTTAACTACAGATCCTGCAAGCTACACAGGAGAAGGTTTTTCTATGAATCTTCCAGCTTTCTTGATTGTTCTTTTAGTTATTTCATTGCTTATTAAAGGAACAAAAAGCGCCGCTAAAGCAAATAACGCAATTGTTATTCTTAAAGTATCTGCTGTAATCTTTGTAATTATTGCTGGTCTTTTCTTTATTAATACAGCAAACTGGAGTCCGTTTATTCCTGAAGCAACTCAGATTATTGAAAAAGAAACTACACACAATGCTTACGGAATTGGAGGAATCGTTTCTGGAGCTGCTGCGATCTTCTTTGCTTATGTTGGTTTTGATGCTGTTTCTACACAAGCTGGAGAAGCTATCAATCCTAAAAAAGATGTTCCTTTTGCGATCATTGCTTCTTTATTAATCTGTACAACTTTATACATTCTTGTTTCTTTAGTATTAACAGGAATGATGAACTACCAAGACTTTAATCCACTAGGAAAATATCCTGAGGCTATTAAAGCTCCTGTTGCTTATGCATTTGATATTGCTGGACAGGGCTGGGCTGGCTCTATTATTACTGTTGCTGCGACTATTGGTTTAATTTCAGTATTGATGGTTATGATCATGGGACAATCTAGAATTTTTCTTGGAATGTCTAAAGATGGTTTAATTCCTTCTGTTTTCTCTAAAGTAAACCCTATTTCTGGAACTCCAAAAACGAACTTAATGATTCTTGGAGCTATTATCGCAACTGTTCTTGCTTTTACACCAATCAACAAATTGGCTGATATGACAAGTTTTGGTACTTTGTTTGCCTTTACAATGGTTTGTATCGCTGTTTGGATTTTAAGAGTAAAACAACCAGGATTAACAAGAACATTTAAAGTTCCCGCTTTACCAATTATTGCGGTACTAGGAATTGCAATCAATTCTTATTTAATTTTTAATTTAAGTAAAGATGCGCAGTTATTATCTTTTGGATGGCTTATTCTGGGTATAATTGTATACTTTGGATATAGTAAGAAAAGATCTAGACTTAACAATACAACAGAAGAATAATAAATACAACTTCATAAAAAAGCTCCAATTTAAAATTGGAGCTTTTTTTTATAAATCGAATACTGATGTTCTTTTTGAGCGAATTAAATCTTTTAGTCTGATCCAGAAAGCAAGAGTTAAATAAACTCCAAACCCTAAACCAGCTGTAACAAAAGAAATGTAAATAAAAAACAAGCGCACACTTGTTACGCGCATTCCAAGTTTATCTGCTAGTCTTGAAGAAACATGGAAACCATATTTTTCAAAAAAGAATTTTAGTTTTAAAATTGCTGACATTTCTTTTTAGATTTTAGATTTACAAAAATAGGAATTATCTAATTATGAAATTTTCTAATTCGTTAATTATTTTTAAGCAACTCCAATCCGATAGCGCATTTTAAGCAAGCCTTGCGTTCGCAATATTCATTTTTGAGTTCTAATAATGCCTGACTATCAAATGCCGTTTTTGACTTAATGCCAAACGAATTGAATTTATCGATAATAGCATTTTTCTCTGAAGTAACTTCATTCATAAAATCAATTAAATCTTCGGCAATTGATTCACCCATGATGTTTGAATACGCAAATTGGAGCGGAACAATCGTATTTAGAAGCAGTAGATCTATAAATGACTTAGAAAGTGTTTTTGATTTCTTTGGACTTTCTTTATCAAACTTATAGTGATTT
It encodes:
- a CDS encoding helix-hairpin-helix domain-containing protein encodes the protein MLFIIMIGLQLFYYLSDFNISESKSSEKEQWLALQSEIDKEKLDDKKVSPINYLFNPNFISDYKGYKLGMSVEEIDRLMAFRKENKYVNSAEEFQKVTGVSDSLLDKISPLFKFPDWKQNKNNYSTEKKDFSINSFPKKEKLPILDINEATQEDLIKIYGIGEGLSSRILKQKEILGSFVSMEQMKDIWGLSPEVVNELNAHFKVVIPSNLKKINVNEASLKELAQFSYFKYTLAKQIVTYRSMNGNFNNIEDLAKIKDFPVEKAKIISLYLEF
- a CDS encoding APC family permease; translation: MSIWRVKPISAFEADMKKSDLKRVLGKWSLTAIGVGAIIGGGIFVLTGTGAYYHAGPALAISFIIAGIACVFAALCYSEFASILPVEGSAYAYAYGTIGEVFAWIIGWGLILEYAMGSMTVAVSWSGYFNKLLKIFHIHLPDWLTTDPASYTGEGFSMNLPAFLIVLLVISLLIKGTKSAAKANNAIVILKVSAVIFVIIAGLFFINTANWSPFIPEATQIIEKETTHNAYGIGGIVSGAAAIFFAYVGFDAVSTQAGEAINPKKDVPFAIIASLLICTTLYILVSLVLTGMMNYQDFNPLGKYPEAIKAPVAYAFDIAGQGWAGSIITVAATIGLISVLMVMIMGQSRIFLGMSKDGLIPSVFSKVNPISGTPKTNLMILGAIIATVLAFTPINKLADMTSFGTLFAFTMVCIAVWILRVKQPGLTRTFKVPALPIIAVLGIAINSYLIFNLSKDAQLLSFGWLILGIIVYFGYSKKRSRLNNTTEE
- a CDS encoding PspC family transcriptional regulator, which encodes MSAILKLKFFFEKYGFHVSSRLADKLGMRVTSVRLFFIYISFVTAGLGFGVYLTLAFWIRLKDLIRSKRTSVFDL